The proteins below are encoded in one region of Pseudonocardia sp. DSM 110487:
- the dnaA gene encoding chromosomal replication initiator protein DnaA yields MADQPGDLGQVWNRVIADLSGAAAGSGPQSLSPQQRAFLRLTRPLGLIDGTALLAAPSEFAKDAIERILRRPISDALGRHLGVTVNLAVVVDASAASGGTEVPDPPGAVTRSALASAATDHLPVEQPADPVGSDGIALHTTGPLDAVLDTDGARTNGGPRESGDGRTPEVWPTYSGPPAGEAVTPRSQTRLNEKYTFDTFVIGASNRFSHAAAVAVAEAPARAYNPLFIWGDSGLGKTHLLHAVGHYTQRLFPGMRVRYVSTEEFTNDFINSLRDDRKVAFQRRYRDVDVLLVDDIQFLEGKEGTQEEFFHTFNTLHNANKQIVVSSDRPPKRLETLEDRMRTRFEWGLITDIQPPELETRIAILRKKAAQDRLAVPGDVLEFIAERIERNIRELEGALIRVTAFASLNRQPVDTQLAEIVLRDLIPDSAASEITAPTIMAVTAEFFGVTIDELCGPGKSKAHAQPRQIAMYLCRELTDLSLPRIGQTFGGRDHTTVMHADKKIRNEIAQRRKTFEQVQELTARIKQRARH; encoded by the coding sequence GTGGCCGACCAACCAGGTGACTTGGGACAGGTCTGGAACCGCGTCATCGCCGATCTTTCGGGCGCGGCGGCAGGCTCTGGTCCCCAGTCGCTCTCCCCGCAGCAGCGCGCCTTCCTCCGGCTCACACGGCCGCTCGGTCTGATCGACGGCACAGCCCTGCTCGCGGCTCCGAGCGAGTTCGCGAAGGACGCGATCGAACGCATCCTGCGGCGGCCGATCAGCGACGCGCTCGGCCGGCACCTGGGCGTCACGGTGAACCTCGCTGTCGTCGTCGACGCCTCCGCTGCCTCCGGCGGCACCGAGGTGCCCGACCCGCCGGGAGCTGTCACGCGCTCCGCGCTCGCTTCCGCCGCCACCGACCACCTACCTGTCGAGCAGCCGGCCGATCCCGTCGGCTCCGACGGGATCGCACTGCACACCACAGGCCCCCTCGACGCCGTTCTCGACACCGACGGCGCGCGCACGAACGGCGGCCCGCGCGAGTCCGGCGACGGGCGGACCCCCGAGGTGTGGCCTACCTATTCCGGCCCTCCTGCCGGCGAGGCCGTCACCCCGCGCTCGCAGACGCGGCTGAACGAGAAGTACACCTTCGACACGTTCGTCATCGGGGCGTCCAACCGGTTCAGCCATGCCGCTGCGGTCGCCGTGGCCGAGGCGCCTGCGCGCGCGTACAACCCCCTCTTCATCTGGGGCGACTCCGGGCTGGGCAAGACCCACCTGCTCCACGCGGTCGGCCACTACACGCAGCGGCTGTTCCCCGGCATGCGCGTGCGGTACGTCTCCACCGAGGAGTTCACCAACGACTTCATCAACTCGCTGCGCGACGACCGGAAGGTGGCGTTCCAGCGCCGCTACCGCGACGTCGACGTGCTGTTGGTGGACGACATCCAGTTCCTGGAGGGCAAGGAAGGGACCCAGGAGGAGTTCTTCCACACCTTCAACACCCTCCACAACGCCAACAAGCAGATCGTCGTCTCCTCGGACCGGCCGCCGAAGCGCCTCGAGACGCTCGAGGACCGGATGCGCACCCGGTTCGAGTGGGGCCTCATCACCGACATCCAGCCACCAGAGCTGGAAACCCGCATCGCGATCCTGCGGAAGAAGGCCGCGCAGGACCGCCTCGCCGTCCCCGGCGACGTCCTCGAGTTCATCGCCGAGCGCATCGAGCGCAACATCCGAGAGCTCGAGGGCGCGCTCATCCGCGTCACGGCGTTCGCGTCGCTGAACCGGCAACCGGTCGACACGCAGCTCGCCGAGATCGTGCTGCGCGACCTCATCCCCGACTCCGCGGCGTCCGAGATCACCGCGCCCACGATCATGGCCGTCACCGCCGAGTTCTTCGGCGTCACGATCGACGAGCTCTGCGGACCGGGGAAGTCGAAGGCACACGCCCAGCCCCGCCAGATCGCCATGTATCTGTGCCGCGAGCTCACTGACCTCTCCCTGCCCCGCATCGGGCAGACCTTCGGCGGCCGCGACCACACCACGGTCATGCACGCCGACAAGAAGATCCGCAACGAGATCGCCCAGCGCCGCAAGACCTTCGAGCAGGTCCAGGAGCTCACGGCGCGGATCAAGCAGCGCGCTCGCCACTGA
- the dnaN gene encoding DNA polymerase III subunit beta: MKFRVERDVLADAAAWVARSLPARPPVPVLGGVLIEASGGGDGDRLTVSGFDYETSARVELDATIGDPGRVLVSGRLLADITRALPSKPVDLVVDGSRATINCGSSRFSLPTMPVEDYPQLPAMPQLAGRVAAGELAEAVAQVAVAAGRDDTLPMLTGIRLEIEGEQLTLAATDRFRLAVRELDWTPEDDAQSSAVLIPARTLAEVAKTLSGAGTVEIALSAGDGMLGITGAGRRATTRLLDAEFPRFRQLIPAEHTSAAVIEVAPLVEAIKRVALVTDRVAQVRMEFADDGLRLAAGGDDVGSAEEELPCELDGAPLVIAFNPGYLLDGLGALHTERAQLTFTTPNRPALVRPVPAPAKDASTEETAEPMPGYLHLLMPVRLPG; the protein is encoded by the coding sequence ATGAAGTTCCGGGTCGAACGCGACGTCCTCGCAGACGCCGCCGCCTGGGTGGCCCGCAGCCTCCCGGCGCGACCGCCGGTCCCGGTGCTCGGCGGCGTCCTGATCGAGGCCAGTGGCGGGGGAGACGGCGACCGCCTCACCGTCTCCGGGTTCGACTACGAGACGTCCGCGCGGGTCGAGCTCGACGCGACGATCGGCGACCCGGGCCGCGTCCTCGTCTCGGGCCGGCTGCTCGCCGACATCACCCGCGCGCTTCCGTCGAAGCCAGTCGATCTCGTCGTCGACGGGTCCCGCGCCACGATCAACTGCGGGAGCAGCCGGTTCAGCCTGCCGACGATGCCGGTGGAGGACTACCCACAGCTGCCGGCCATGCCCCAGCTCGCCGGCAGGGTCGCCGCTGGCGAGCTCGCCGAGGCCGTCGCGCAGGTCGCCGTCGCGGCAGGCCGCGACGACACGCTGCCGATGCTCACCGGCATCCGGCTCGAGATCGAGGGTGAGCAGCTCACCCTCGCCGCCACCGACCGGTTCCGGCTCGCCGTCCGCGAGCTGGACTGGACCCCGGAGGACGACGCGCAGTCGAGCGCGGTGCTGATCCCGGCGCGCACGCTCGCCGAGGTCGCGAAGACGCTCTCCGGCGCGGGCACCGTGGAGATCGCGCTGTCGGCAGGCGACGGCATGCTGGGCATCACGGGTGCCGGCAGACGCGCCACCACCCGCCTTCTCGACGCCGAGTTCCCGCGGTTCCGCCAGCTGATCCCGGCCGAGCACACGAGCGCCGCCGTGATCGAGGTTGCCCCGCTCGTCGAGGCGATCAAGCGCGTGGCGCTGGTCACCGATCGCGTCGCGCAGGTCCGGATGGAGTTCGCCGACGACGGGCTGCGCCTCGCCGCGGGTGGCGACGACGTCGGCAGCGCCGAGGAAGAGCTTCCGTGTGAACTCGACGGCGCGCCGCTCGTGATCGCGTTCAACCCCGGGTACCTTCTCGACGGCCTCGGTGCACTGCACACCGAGCGGGCACAGCTGACGTTCACCACGCCGAACCGGCCTGCTCTCGTGCGGCCGGTGCCCGCGCCAGCGAAGGACGCGTCCACGGAGGAGACTGCGGAACCGATGCCGGGGTACCTGCACCTGTTGATGCCAGTGCGGCTGCCCGGCTGA
- the recF gene encoding DNA replication/repair protein RecF, giving the protein MYLRRLAVTDFRSWESAELDLQPGVTVLVGPNGVGKTNLVEAAGYLATLGSHRVAADAPLIRRGAPRALVRGVVVHQGRELTVELEIAPGRANRARVNRAPAKPRDVLGILRTVLFAPEDLALVRGDPGERRRFLDDLLVSRFPRYAAVRSDYDRVLRQRSALLKTARGGGDMRTLDVWDGHLARHGAALLAGRLELVGAIAPRAVDAFAEVAPTSDPISVGYRCSIEGELPGAVDELEPLLIDAMGRMRRQEVERGVCLVGPHRDDLELRLGDGPAKGYASHGESWALALALRLASYRLLCDDDVEPVLVLDDVFAELDSRRRTALADVARRAEQVLVTAAVAEDVPDALDGDRFAVSGGHIERLTQESTSGGRL; this is encoded by the coding sequence GTGTACCTGCGCCGCCTAGCCGTCACGGACTTCCGCTCGTGGGAGAGCGCCGAGCTCGACCTGCAACCGGGGGTCACGGTGCTCGTGGGGCCGAACGGGGTGGGCAAGACGAACCTCGTGGAGGCGGCCGGATACCTGGCCACCCTCGGCTCGCACCGCGTCGCCGCCGATGCGCCGCTCATCCGGCGCGGGGCACCGCGAGCACTCGTGCGCGGAGTAGTGGTGCACCAGGGCCGAGAGCTGACCGTCGAGCTGGAGATCGCGCCGGGACGGGCGAACCGGGCCAGGGTGAACCGTGCTCCAGCGAAACCACGGGACGTGCTGGGCATCCTGCGCACCGTGCTGTTCGCCCCCGAGGACCTCGCGCTGGTGCGCGGCGACCCCGGGGAGCGCCGCCGGTTCCTCGACGACCTCCTCGTCTCGCGGTTCCCGCGATACGCCGCCGTCCGCTCCGACTACGACCGGGTGCTGCGGCAGCGCTCCGCCCTGCTCAAGACCGCACGCGGCGGGGGCGACATGCGCACCCTCGACGTGTGGGACGGCCACCTCGCCCGGCACGGCGCCGCTCTGCTCGCGGGCAGGCTGGAGCTCGTCGGCGCCATCGCCCCCCGCGCGGTGGACGCGTTCGCCGAGGTCGCCCCGACCTCCGACCCGATCTCCGTCGGCTACCGGTGCAGCATCGAGGGCGAGCTGCCGGGGGCGGTGGACGAGCTGGAGCCACTCCTCATCGACGCGATGGGCCGGATGCGGCGGCAGGAGGTGGAGCGTGGTGTGTGCCTCGTCGGCCCGCACCGCGACGACCTGGAGCTGCGACTCGGGGACGGCCCCGCCAAGGGGTACGCGAGCCACGGGGAGTCATGGGCGCTGGCGCTCGCGCTGCGGCTCGCCTCGTACCGGCTGCTGTGCGACGACGACGTCGAGCCGGTCCTCGTGCTCGACGACGTGTTCGCGGAGCTCGACTCACGTCGCCGTACCGCCCTCGCCGACGTCGCCCGTCGCGCCGAGCAGGTGCTGGTCACCGCGGCGGTGGCCGAGGACGTCCCCGACGCGCTCGACGGCGACCGATTCGCGGTGAGCGGAGGGCACATCGAGCGGCTTACGCAAGAGTCCACGTCAGGAGGCCGGCTGTGA
- a CDS encoding DUF721 domain-containing protein, protein MPGEPPAAPHSRAVVPSPGDEQGETAGRGRGADLAREALRAAREASAERAAKRTAEKQGRKPASSRGRRRRWSGPGPDERDPQPFGRVVSRVSLDRGWSPRLTDATVLGRWPHLVGADIADHCTPLSLRDGELVLQAESTAWATQLRQLQRQLLSRLAGSVGKDVVRRIRVVAPSGPSWRHGPRHVRGRGPRDTYG, encoded by the coding sequence GTGCCCGGGGAACCGCCCGCCGCGCCCCATTCGAGGGCGGTTGTCCCCAGCCCTGGGGATGAACAGGGGGAGACCGCTGGTCGTGGCCGCGGCGCGGATCTGGCCCGCGAGGCACTGCGCGCGGCACGGGAGGCCAGCGCCGAGCGAGCGGCCAAGCGCACCGCCGAGAAGCAGGGTCGCAAGCCGGCCAGCTCCCGCGGCCGCCGCAGGCGATGGTCGGGCCCCGGCCCGGACGAGCGTGATCCGCAACCCTTCGGCCGGGTGGTCTCGCGAGTTTCGCTGGACCGCGGCTGGTCGCCGCGCCTGACCGACGCCACCGTCCTGGGCCGCTGGCCGCACCTCGTCGGCGCCGATATCGCCGACCACTGCACGCCGCTGTCGTTGCGGGACGGGGAGCTCGTGCTGCAGGCCGAGTCCACGGCGTGGGCAACGCAGCTGCGCCAGCTGCAGCGCCAGCTGCTCTCCCGGCTGGCCGGTTCCGTGGGGAAGGACGTCGTGCGCCGGATCCGCGTGGTCGCACCGTCCGGGCCGAGCTGGAGGCACGGGCCGAGGCACGTCCGCGGCAGGGGGCCTCGAGACACGTACGGATGA
- the gyrB gene encoding DNA topoisomerase (ATP-hydrolyzing) subunit B, producing MPEKKNAYSASSITVLEGLEAVRKRPGMYIGSTGERGLHHLIWEVVDNAVDEAMAGHATRVEVTLQEDGGVRVVDDGRGIPVGMHPVEKKPAVEMVLTMLHAGGKFDSDSYAVSGGLHGVGVSVVNALSVALDVEIHTDGFVWRQHYARSVPGPLRKGEPTQRTGSSVTFWPDGDIFETLTFNIETIRRRLQEMAFLNKGLTIILRDERNGHPAEEEEPDAEGYVAKVKEYTFCYPGGLEDFVAHLNKSKDPIHKKLVSYAAEAEGHAVEVAMQWNSGYTESVYTFANTINTHEGGTHEEGFRSALTTTVNKYARDKKLLKEKDPALSGDDIREGLAAIVSVKLKEPQFEGQTKTKLGNTEIKSFVQRVSNEWIADWFERNPTEARTIVNKAVQSAQARMAARKARELVRRKSAGDIGGLPGKLADCRSTDPSKSEVYIVEGDSAGGSAKSGRDSMYQAILPIRGKIINVEKARIDRVLKNTEVQAIITALGTGIHDEFDLSKLRYHKIVLMADADVDGQHIRTLLLTLLFRFMRPLVEAGHVFLAQPPLYKIKWGGRGSEPEFAYTDRERDGLIEAGRAAGKKLPKEEGVQRYKGLGEMNAKELWETTMDPAHRLLMQITLDDAATADELFSILMGEDVESRRSFITRNAKDVRFLDV from the coding sequence GTGCCGGAGAAGAAGAACGCCTACAGCGCGTCGTCCATCACCGTTCTCGAGGGTCTCGAGGCGGTCCGTAAGCGGCCCGGCATGTACATCGGCTCCACCGGTGAGCGGGGGCTGCACCACCTGATCTGGGAGGTCGTGGACAACGCCGTCGACGAGGCGATGGCGGGCCACGCCACGCGCGTCGAGGTCACGCTGCAGGAGGACGGTGGCGTCCGCGTCGTCGACGACGGCCGAGGCATCCCGGTCGGCATGCACCCGGTGGAGAAGAAGCCCGCTGTCGAGATGGTGCTCACCATGCTGCACGCGGGCGGCAAGTTCGACAGCGACTCCTACGCGGTGTCGGGCGGTCTGCACGGCGTCGGCGTCTCGGTGGTCAACGCGCTCTCGGTCGCGCTCGACGTCGAGATCCACACCGACGGCTTCGTGTGGCGCCAGCACTACGCCCGCTCGGTGCCCGGTCCGCTGCGCAAGGGCGAGCCCACCCAGCGCACCGGCTCCTCCGTCACGTTCTGGCCCGACGGCGACATCTTCGAGACGCTCACGTTCAACATCGAGACGATCCGCCGTCGCCTGCAGGAGATGGCCTTCCTCAACAAGGGCCTCACGATCATCCTGCGCGACGAGCGCAACGGGCATCCGGCCGAGGAGGAGGAGCCCGACGCCGAGGGGTACGTGGCGAAGGTCAAGGAGTACACCTTCTGCTACCCCGGCGGGCTCGAGGACTTCGTCGCCCACCTGAACAAGTCGAAGGACCCGATCCACAAGAAGCTCGTCTCGTACGCCGCCGAGGCTGAGGGCCACGCGGTCGAGGTGGCGATGCAGTGGAACTCCGGGTACACGGAGTCGGTCTACACCTTCGCCAACACGATCAACACCCACGAGGGCGGCACCCACGAGGAGGGCTTCCGCTCCGCGCTGACGACCACCGTCAACAAGTACGCGCGCGACAAGAAGCTGCTCAAGGAGAAGGACCCGGCGCTGTCCGGCGACGACATCCGCGAGGGCCTCGCCGCGATCGTCTCGGTCAAGCTGAAGGAGCCCCAGTTCGAGGGGCAGACCAAGACCAAGCTCGGCAACACCGAGATCAAGTCGTTCGTGCAGCGGGTCAGCAACGAATGGATCGCCGACTGGTTCGAGCGCAACCCCACCGAGGCCCGCACCATCGTCAACAAGGCGGTGCAGTCCGCGCAGGCGCGGATGGCGGCGCGCAAGGCCCGCGAGCTGGTGCGGCGCAAGAGCGCGGGTGACATCGGCGGTCTTCCCGGCAAGCTCGCCGACTGCCGCTCCACCGACCCGTCCAAGTCCGAGGTCTACATCGTGGAGGGCGACTCGGCGGGGGGCTCGGCCAAGTCCGGCCGCGACTCGATGTACCAGGCGATCCTGCCGATCCGCGGCAAGATCATCAACGTCGAGAAGGCGCGGATCGACCGCGTGCTCAAGAACACCGAGGTCCAGGCCATCATCACGGCGCTGGGCACGGGCATCCACGACGAGTTCGACCTCTCCAAGCTGCGGTACCACAAGATCGTGCTGATGGCCGACGCCGACGTCGACGGTCAGCACATCCGCACCCTGCTGCTCACCCTGCTGTTCCGCTTCATGCGGCCGCTGGTCGAGGCCGGCCACGTGTTCCTCGCACAGCCTCCGCTCTACAAGATCAAGTGGGGCGGCCGGGGCAGCGAGCCGGAGTTCGCCTACACCGACCGCGAGCGCGACGGCCTCATCGAGGCCGGCCGGGCAGCGGGCAAGAAGCTGCCCAAGGAAGAGGGCGTCCAGCGCTACAAGGGCCTCGGCGAGATGAACGCCAAGGAGCTCTGGGAGACCACGATGGACCCGGCCCACCGGCTGCTCATGCAGATCACACTCGACGACGCCGCCACGGCCGACGAGCTGTTCTCGATCCTGATGGGCGAGGACGTCGAGTCCCGCCGATCGTTCATCACGCGCAACGCCAAGGACGTGCGGTTCCTGGACGTGTAG
- the gyrA gene encoding DNA gyrase subunit A, whose protein sequence is MTDTLDPTLPPPPEGDRTEPVDIQQEMQRSYIDYAMSVIVGRALPLVEDGLKPVHRRVLYSMGENGFRPDRSYVKCARVVGEVMGNYHPHGDSAIYDALVRLAQPWALRYPLIDGQGNFGSRGNDPAAAMRYTECRLSPLAMAMLQDIDEDTVDLADNYDGKTQEPLVLPSRVPNLLINGSVGIAVGMATNVPPHNLREVGDGVVWALDNWEANDEELLTALMQRIKGPDFPTAGTIVGRDGIEQAYRTGRGSVRMRAVVEVEEDAKGRTTLVVTELPYQVNPDNLIESIAQQHRDGKLSGIAEINDESSDRVGMRIVITLKRDAVAKVVINNLYKHTQLQQGFGVNMLAIVDGVPRTLRLDQMVRNYIRHQIEVIVRRTRYRLRKAEERAHILRGYVKALDALDEVIALIRASETVDVARQGLIELLDVDEIQAQAILDMQLRRLAALERQKIIDELAEIERTIADLEDILARPERQRTIVRDELIEIVEKHGDERRTKIVADDGDVTNEDLIAVEDVVVTITQTGYAKRTKTDLYRAQKRGGKGVQGAQLKQDDIVAHFFVCSTHDWMLFFTNKGRVYRLKAYELPEANRSARGQHVANLLAFQPDEHIAQVMQIKDYQASPYLVLATRSGLVKKSRLTDFDSNRTGGLIGINLREDDELVGAVLCSATDDLLLVSAEGQSIRFAASDDALRPMGRATSGVLGMRFNEGDRLLSLAVVQPDTFVLVATAGGYAKRTPIEDYPVQGRGGKGVLTLQYDRRRGTLVGALIVGIDDELYAITSTGGVIRTTAREVRKAGRQTKGVRLMNLGESATLLAVARNAEDDADDQSAD, encoded by the coding sequence ATGACCGACACCTTGGACCCCACGCTGCCCCCGCCGCCGGAAGGCGACCGCACCGAGCCGGTCGACATCCAGCAGGAGATGCAGCGCTCCTACATCGACTACGCGATGAGCGTGATCGTTGGCCGGGCGCTGCCCCTGGTCGAGGACGGGCTCAAGCCGGTGCACCGGCGGGTGCTGTACTCGATGGGGGAGAACGGCTTCCGGCCGGATCGCTCGTACGTCAAGTGCGCGCGCGTCGTCGGCGAGGTGATGGGTAACTACCACCCGCACGGCGACTCGGCCATCTACGACGCCCTCGTCCGGCTCGCCCAGCCCTGGGCGCTGCGGTACCCGCTGATCGACGGGCAGGGCAACTTCGGCTCCCGCGGCAACGACCCAGCTGCCGCCATGAGGTACACGGAGTGCCGGCTGTCCCCGCTCGCCATGGCGATGCTGCAGGACATCGACGAGGACACCGTCGACCTGGCCGACAACTACGACGGTAAGACCCAGGAGCCGCTGGTCCTGCCGTCGCGGGTGCCCAACCTGCTGATCAACGGCAGCGTCGGCATCGCCGTCGGCATGGCTACCAACGTCCCGCCGCACAACCTGCGCGAGGTCGGCGACGGCGTCGTGTGGGCGCTGGACAACTGGGAGGCCAACGACGAGGAGCTCCTCACCGCGCTCATGCAGCGCATCAAGGGGCCCGACTTCCCGACCGCGGGCACGATCGTCGGCCGCGACGGGATCGAGCAGGCCTACCGCACCGGCCGCGGCTCGGTGCGGATGCGTGCGGTGGTCGAGGTCGAGGAGGACGCCAAGGGGCGCACCACCCTCGTGGTCACCGAGCTGCCGTACCAGGTCAACCCGGACAACCTCATCGAGTCGATCGCGCAGCAGCACCGCGACGGCAAGCTCTCCGGCATCGCCGAGATCAACGACGAGTCGTCCGACCGGGTCGGCATGCGGATCGTCATCACGCTCAAGCGCGACGCCGTCGCCAAGGTCGTGATCAACAACCTGTACAAGCACACCCAGCTGCAGCAGGGCTTCGGCGTCAACATGCTGGCCATCGTCGACGGTGTGCCGCGCACGCTCCGGCTCGACCAGATGGTGCGCAACTACATCCGCCACCAGATCGAGGTCATCGTCCGGCGCACCCGCTACCGGCTGCGCAAGGCCGAGGAGCGGGCCCACATCCTGCGCGGCTACGTCAAGGCGCTCGATGCGCTCGACGAGGTCATCGCGCTGATCCGAGCGTCGGAGACGGTCGACGTCGCTCGCCAGGGTCTGATCGAGCTGCTCGACGTCGACGAGATCCAGGCCCAGGCGATCCTGGACATGCAGTTGCGGCGGCTCGCCGCGCTGGAACGACAGAAGATCATCGACGAGCTGGCCGAGATCGAGCGCACGATCGCCGACCTCGAGGACATCCTCGCCCGGCCGGAGCGGCAGCGCACGATCGTGCGCGACGAGCTCATCGAGATCGTCGAGAAGCACGGCGACGAGCGGCGCACGAAGATCGTGGCCGACGACGGCGACGTCACCAACGAGGACCTGATCGCGGTCGAAGATGTCGTTGTGACGATTACTCAGACCGGCTACGCCAAGCGCACCAAGACCGACCTGTACCGGGCGCAGAAGCGCGGCGGGAAGGGTGTGCAGGGTGCGCAGCTGAAGCAGGACGACATCGTCGCCCACTTCTTCGTGTGCTCCACGCACGACTGGATGCTGTTCTTCACGAACAAGGGCCGGGTGTATCGCCTCAAGGCATACGAGCTGCCGGAGGCCAACCGCAGCGCTCGCGGCCAGCACGTGGCCAACCTGCTCGCGTTCCAGCCGGACGAGCACATCGCGCAGGTCATGCAGATCAAGGACTACCAGGCGTCGCCATATCTCGTCCTTGCGACGAGAAGTGGTCTGGTGAAGAAGTCGCGGCTCACCGACTTCGACTCCAACCGCACCGGCGGCCTGATCGGCATCAACCTGCGCGAGGACGACGAGCTCGTGGGAGCCGTGCTCTGCTCGGCCACCGACGACCTGCTGCTCGTCTCCGCGGAGGGCCAGTCCATCCGGTTCGCCGCGAGCGACGACGCACTGCGTCCGATGGGTCGCGCCACGTCCGGCGTGCTGGGCATGCGCTTCAACGAGGGCGACCGGTTGCTGTCGCTCGCCGTGGTGCAGCCGGACACGTTCGTGCTCGTCGCCACAGCAGGCGGGTACGCCAAGCGCACCCCGATCGAGGACTATCCGGTGCAGGGTCGGGGCGGCAAGGGTGTTCTGACCCTCCAGTACGACCGCCGCCGTGGCACTCTGGTCGGCGCGCTCATCGTCGGGATCGACGACGAGCTGTACGCGATCACCTCCACCGGAGGGGTGATTCGCACGACCGCCAGGGAGGTCCGCAAGGCCGGCCGGCAGACGAAGGGGGTCCGCCTGATGAACCTCGGCGAGAGTGCCACGCTTCTCGCGGTGGCGCGCAACGCCGAGGACGACGCGGACGACCAGTCGGCCGACTGA
- a CDS encoding DUF3566 domain-containing protein, giving the protein MNDTTSTPDESDGRGRVATGEQAAIPPQANGQANGAEAAPARPGGAAGANGSAPAQSEEAPAAERPVDPTGPDAPTAHIQLPRPHGGAGGPTGEAQAASAPEVPAEASSPAPAPAPRPPDPEPAPGPMPGPGPEAAAPPPWHRMSGGGGATEAPPEPSQEEQDTTLLDEGPTAFLEPPAHYDEQRAGSGGSADTGSWSTVRSVRNRPPRQAALQLKRLDPWSALKLGLVLAVVLFFIWLVAVGVLYGALDGMGVWDRLNGTYADLVSGDTPTGSPLISAGRVFGFAAVIGAINSLLFAVAVTVGAFVYNVSADLVGGIEVTLSERD; this is encoded by the coding sequence GTGAACGACACGACGAGCACACCGGACGAGTCCGACGGCCGTGGCCGCGTGGCCACCGGCGAGCAGGCGGCGATCCCGCCGCAGGCGAACGGACAGGCGAACGGAGCGGAGGCCGCGCCCGCTCGGCCCGGCGGTGCTGCTGGGGCGAACGGGTCGGCTCCCGCGCAGTCCGAGGAGGCGCCCGCCGCCGAGCGGCCGGTGGATCCCACGGGCCCGGATGCGCCCACGGCGCACATCCAGCTGCCGCGGCCCCACGGGGGAGCCGGCGGCCCGACGGGGGAGGCGCAGGCGGCTTCGGCGCCGGAGGTGCCGGCGGAGGCCTCTTCGCCGGCTCCCGCGCCCGCTCCGCGTCCGCCGGACCCGGAGCCCGCGCCCGGCCCGATGCCAGGGCCGGGGCCGGAAGCGGCGGCCCCGCCGCCGTGGCACCGGATGTCGGGGGGCGGTGGAGCCACGGAAGCGCCGCCAGAGCCCTCTCAAGAGGAGCAGGACACCACGCTGCTCGACGAGGGCCCCACCGCGTTCCTCGAGCCGCCGGCGCACTACGACGAGCAGCGCGCTGGGTCGGGTGGCTCGGCCGACACCGGCAGCTGGTCCACCGTGCGCTCCGTGCGCAACCGGCCACCACGGCAGGCGGCACTCCAGCTCAAGCGGCTCGACCCGTGGTCGGCGCTGAAGCTGGGCCTCGTGCTGGCCGTCGTGCTGTTCTTCATCTGGCTGGTGGCGGTCGGCGTGCTCTACGGCGCACTCGACGGCATGGGGGTGTGGGACCGGCTCAACGGCACCTACGCCGACCTGGTGTCCGGGGACACCCCCACGGGCAGCCCGCTGATCAGCGCCGGACGGGTGTTCGGCTTCGCCGCGGTGATCGGGGCGATCAACAGCCTGCTCTTCGCCGTGGCCGTCACGGTGGGCGCGTTCGTCTACAACGTGTCCGCCGACCTCGTCGGCGGCATCGAGGTCACCCTCTCGGAGCGGGACTGA
- a CDS encoding DLW-39 family protein: protein MILVKKLIAVAVALAAGAFIFSKVRASRETDLWHEATKN from the coding sequence GTGATCCTCGTGAAGAAGCTCATCGCCGTGGCAGTCGCTCTCGCCGCGGGCGCCTTCATCTTTTCCAAGGTGCGCGCCTCCCGCGAGACCGACCTCTGGCACGAGGCCACCAAGAACTGA
- a CDS encoding VOC family protein, whose product MARKPGGRGHGGGGSGLSKPSGARRCHPGLVIKRIVAYADGDDLAASRDFYVEVLGFEVAMEDPILGVTSPTNPTAQVLIPPRGMENPPPRFGVDLGDPHAVDAAHAEVVRRGLRVVYPLTNEPWGVRRFFMEDPSGTVINVLAHLS is encoded by the coding sequence GTGGCGCGCAAACCGGGCGGTCGCGGTCACGGCGGCGGCGGTTCCGGTTTGTCCAAGCCCTCCGGGGCGCGCCGCTGTCATCCTGGCCTGGTGATCAAAAGAATCGTCGCTTACGCCGATGGAGACGACCTCGCCGCCTCCCGGGACTTCTACGTCGAGGTTCTCGGGTTCGAGGTTGCGATGGAAGATCCGATCCTTGGCGTCACCTCGCCGACGAACCCCACGGCTCAGGTCCTCATCCCTCCACGCGGGATGGAGAACCCTCCGCCACGTTTCGGGGTCGACCTCGGCGACCCGCACGCGGTTGACGCCGCGCATGCCGAGGTTGTCCGGCGTGGACTGCGCGTCGTGTACCCGCTCACCAACGAGCCATGGGGTGTCCGTCGCTTCTTCATGGAAGATCCCAGTGGCACCGTGATCAACGTGCTCGCTCACCTGTCCTGA